The following are encoded together in the Actinobacillus lignieresii genome:
- the mscK gene encoding mechanosensitive channel MscK — MMFNKAWWLILFFIFCSASIRAETAQEQVVEESVRNQISAFKSGTLETETAANVDSQTLNTTLQFIERTKKQKSDIDALEKQLQKLPQELLEIEARIKDYKDATDSLKNSAFDALSLDELSRKQAEIQSQLQTVQVTLGELDGRVSNNRNLLINNPKITDENLARTQEITRLKVSNQANKSAIDRWNAELDYLDANNRFNTLLTTNAEKLIELDEEKRSEAAAKQQVLQKQLAILQEVLNAKRLKASEQKAQQVENQQVKNEIQNFLIQDELEHNRELSQFLVKQTQLLNTLSQDDLRTKNILEGLTQTQRNIEEQISALQGTLVLSKVINQQMQALPTAKLNNELATSIANVRVHIFEYSQQRDQIYTLEEYIRTLTQSLEEPLTDEENQALNKLLKERQKLLDDIIKSLNSQLNVSINIENNQKQIGAISGALQRKLQQQSFWVNSNNPMGLDWIKAFPKLAFSEIAELTKYVSFSNVGKNLLPTVLFTAFFLLISFLLNWKKKAIKDRLSKIAGYVNTLKNDSHWYTPEAMFWTLLLALPSTLMFFTAYNLIAFLFFNDPIAAWRWGLRLTLYWWFFATVLSLLRPNGLAYRHFGMPQQSNRIFQRIIKQSIWIIGLLLISSIPSQIEAIGYPNDVIGQVMSIVALALCLFVVRPLLDRGITEYQNAKTEDGTIRNVSLFKLLRLVLIIAPILLIVLIVLGYYYTAIYLITHLLNSYFVVLIWVFGRYFAYRAVTISARRLAYRRLQEKRQKIREQAADHTHKDDIKEEESIKLSVVNQQILRVTDLLGWVVLFGLLYIVWSDLISIAYYLDGVILFESNDGTKVESITLLNLMRAFLYVVITYVLVKNIAGILEVVLFSRVRLSKGTPQTIITMFIYTIVAIGGVSAFSALGISWTKIQWIFTALSVGLGFGVREIFGSVVSGSILLFERPIRVGDKVTVGQHTGFITKIRLRSTTLLNSDNMEVVLPNQAFVTDRFINWTLNNTITRLQFFLNVHLEDDLQKAKELILQAISEAPKVVAEPKPAINILRFNDNALEHEIEVFVGELGDRSETLTFLHYRITELLKQHHIRFAFKQLDVNMHTAEVQKAVKLSENLAK; from the coding sequence ATGATGTTTAACAAAGCGTGGTGGTTAATATTATTTTTTATTTTTTGCTCCGCTTCAATTCGGGCGGAAACCGCTCAAGAGCAGGTTGTCGAAGAAAGCGTCAGAAATCAAATCAGTGCGTTTAAGTCGGGTACGCTTGAAACTGAAACGGCTGCTAATGTCGATTCGCAAACGTTAAATACGACTCTGCAATTTATTGAGCGAACTAAAAAGCAAAAAAGCGATATCGACGCTTTAGAAAAACAGTTGCAAAAATTACCGCAAGAACTGTTGGAAATCGAAGCGCGCATTAAAGATTATAAGGATGCGACGGATTCGTTAAAAAATAGCGCATTTGATGCGCTCTCGCTTGATGAATTAAGCCGAAAACAAGCGGAAATACAATCACAGCTCCAAACGGTGCAAGTTACGTTGGGGGAGTTGGACGGTCGCGTCTCGAATAATCGTAATTTATTGATTAATAATCCGAAAATTACCGATGAAAATCTTGCCAGAACGCAAGAAATTACCCGCTTAAAAGTGAGTAACCAAGCGAACAAATCGGCGATAGACAGATGGAATGCGGAGTTGGATTACCTTGACGCTAACAATAGATTCAATACGTTATTAACGACCAATGCGGAAAAATTAATCGAACTGGATGAAGAAAAACGCAGTGAAGCGGCGGCAAAACAGCAAGTCTTGCAAAAACAGTTGGCTATTTTGCAAGAAGTATTAAATGCCAAGCGTCTTAAAGCTTCGGAGCAGAAAGCGCAACAGGTAGAAAACCAACAAGTAAAAAACGAAATCCAAAATTTCTTGATTCAAGACGAATTGGAACATAATCGCGAGCTAAGTCAGTTTTTAGTCAAACAAACGCAATTGCTTAATACGCTTTCTCAAGACGACCTGCGTACTAAAAATATTTTGGAGGGTTTAACTCAAACTCAACGCAATATCGAAGAACAGATCAGCGCATTGCAAGGTACGCTTGTACTTTCTAAAGTGATTAACCAACAAATGCAGGCGTTGCCGACGGCAAAACTGAATAATGAGTTGGCGACGTCTATTGCGAATGTGCGCGTGCATATTTTTGAATATTCTCAGCAACGAGATCAAATTTATACGCTTGAAGAATATATCCGAACGCTGACGCAATCGCTTGAAGAACCTTTGACCGATGAAGAAAATCAAGCGTTGAATAAATTGCTCAAAGAACGCCAGAAATTATTGGACGACATTATTAAATCGCTCAATAGCCAATTGAACGTTTCGATTAATATTGAAAACAATCAGAAACAAATCGGCGCAATTAGCGGGGCGTTACAGCGTAAATTACAGCAACAAAGTTTTTGGGTAAACAGTAATAACCCGATGGGTTTGGATTGGATTAAAGCTTTCCCAAAATTAGCGTTCTCGGAAATCGCGGAACTGACCAAATACGTGAGTTTCAGCAATGTCGGTAAGAATCTGTTACCTACGGTATTATTTACCGCTTTTTTCTTATTGATTTCATTTTTGTTGAATTGGAAAAAGAAAGCGATAAAAGACCGCTTGTCTAAAATTGCCGGTTATGTCAATACTTTAAAAAACGACAGCCATTGGTACACGCCGGAAGCCATGTTTTGGACATTGCTACTGGCTTTACCAAGTACGTTAATGTTTTTTACCGCTTACAATCTGATTGCATTCTTATTTTTTAATGATCCGATTGCGGCGTGGCGTTGGGGCTTACGTTTAACCTTATATTGGTGGTTTTTCGCAACGGTTTTATCGCTATTGCGCCCGAACGGTTTGGCCTATCGTCATTTCGGTATGCCGCAGCAAAGTAACCGCATTTTCCAACGTATTATTAAACAATCGATTTGGATTATCGGTTTATTGTTAATTTCTTCGATTCCGTCACAAATTGAAGCGATCGGTTATCCGAACGATGTTATCGGACAAGTGATGTCGATTGTTGCGCTTGCTCTGTGCCTTTTTGTCGTTCGTCCTTTGTTGGATCGAGGAATTACCGAATATCAAAACGCAAAAACGGAAGACGGTACGATTCGAAATGTCAGCCTGTTTAAGTTACTGCGTTTAGTGCTTATTATTGCGCCGATTTTATTGATTGTGCTTATCGTGTTAGGTTACTACTATACGGCGATTTATCTGATTACTCATTTATTGAACAGCTATTTTGTGGTGTTAATTTGGGTATTCGGGCGTTATTTCGCTTATCGTGCGGTCACGATTTCGGCGCGCCGTTTAGCCTACCGCCGTTTACAGGAAAAACGCCAGAAAATCAGAGAACAGGCAGCGGATCATACGCATAAAGACGATATTAAGGAAGAAGAATCGATTAAACTCTCGGTAGTCAATCAGCAGATTCTTCGTGTGACGGATTTACTCGGCTGGGTCGTATTATTCGGTTTACTCTATATCGTATGGTCCGATCTGATTAGTATCGCTTATTATTTGGACGGAGTGATTCTATTTGAAAGTAACGACGGCACGAAAGTCGAGTCGATTACCTTACTCAATCTGATGCGAGCGTTCTTGTACGTAGTGATCACTTACGTATTGGTGAAAAATATCGCCGGTATTTTAGAAGTCGTACTCTTTTCTCGCGTAAGGCTTTCAAAAGGAACGCCGCAAACCATTATCACCATGTTTATTTATACGATTGTTGCGATCGGCGGCGTATCGGCATTTTCGGCATTAGGGATTTCTTGGACCAAGATTCAATGGATCTTTACCGCATTATCGGTCGGTTTGGGTTTCGGGGTACGCGAAATTTTCGGCAGCGTAGTATCGGGTTCGATTTTATTATTCGAGCGTCCGATTCGAGTCGGCGACAAAGTAACGGTTGGGCAACATACCGGCTTTATTACCAAAATTCGCTTACGTTCAACCACTTTACTCAATTCGGATAATATGGAAGTGGTGTTACCGAATCAGGCGTTCGTCACGGATCGTTTTATTAACTGGACGTTAAATAATACGATTACTCGTTTGCAATTTTTCTTAAACGTTCACTTGGAAGACGATTTGCAAAAAGCGAAAGAATTGATTTTACAAGCGATCAGCGAGGCACCGAAGGTGGTTGCCGAGCCGAAACCGGCGATCAATATTTTACGTTTTAACGATAATGCGTTGGAACATGAAATCGAAGTGTTTGTCGGGGAGTTGGGCGATCGTTCGGAAACTTTAACTTTCTTGCATTATCGGATTACCGAATTATTAAAACAACATCACATTCGATTCGCTTTCAAACAGTTGGATGTCAATATGCATACGGCAGAGGTTCAGAAAGCGGTCAAATTGAGTGAAAATTTAGCAAAATAA
- the degS gene encoding outer membrane-stress sensor serine endopeptidase DegS has protein sequence MVKKIVQAIALGLFCAFLIIFVSPLLKDRSAMVNGKTTHIESYHDAVQLASPAVVNVYNHAFSQDGKTFEVKNLGSGVIMTSDGYILTNKHVVQNAAQIIVALQTGSISNAKLVGDDTLTDLAVLKIEADNLPTIPQNNERPVRIGDVVLAIGNPFNLGQSITQGIISATGRNALTDGGRQNFIQTDASINRGNSGGALVNSAGELIGINTLSLGKTSDELAEGLNFAIPINLATQIMSKIIQDGRVIRGYFGVNSSLYSSIFDEEDAKGVLITGVAINGPAYQAGIEENDRILKVGEVDAVSPTQMMDLLGNMKPGAKVQVKVLRDGKEFDADVVIGEFPEL, from the coding sequence ATGGTAAAGAAGATTGTACAAGCGATTGCACTGGGTTTATTTTGTGCGTTTCTCATCATTTTCGTTTCTCCGTTACTAAAAGACAGATCGGCTATGGTAAATGGAAAAACCACGCATATTGAAAGTTATCATGATGCCGTTCAATTGGCGTCTCCCGCAGTAGTAAACGTATATAACCATGCATTCAGTCAGGACGGAAAAACCTTTGAAGTGAAAAACTTGGGATCTGGCGTTATTATGACTTCCGACGGGTATATTCTCACGAATAAGCACGTGGTTCAGAATGCGGCTCAAATTATCGTTGCACTGCAAACAGGCAGTATTTCAAATGCAAAACTAGTCGGTGACGATACGTTAACGGATCTGGCGGTATTAAAAATTGAAGCGGATAACCTTCCTACGATACCGCAAAATAATGAAAGACCGGTAAGAATCGGCGATGTGGTTTTAGCAATAGGTAACCCGTTTAATTTAGGGCAAAGTATTACTCAAGGAATTATTAGCGCTACGGGGCGTAACGCATTAACGGACGGAGGTCGCCAGAACTTTATCCAAACCGATGCCTCTATCAATAGAGGTAATTCCGGCGGTGCTTTAGTCAATTCCGCCGGAGAACTTATCGGTATTAATACGCTCAGTTTAGGCAAAACCAGTGATGAATTGGCAGAAGGGTTAAATTTTGCAATACCGATTAATTTAGCGACTCAAATTATGTCGAAGATTATTCAAGACGGACGCGTAATAAGAGGATATTTCGGCGTAAACAGTTCGCTATATTCGTCAATTTTTGATGAGGAAGATGCAAAGGGCGTGTTAATTACCGGTGTCGCGATTAACGGTCCGGCGTATCAGGCGGGTATTGAAGAAAACGACAGAATTTTAAAAGTCGGAGAAGTGGATGCGGTATCTCCGACACAGATGATGGATTTGCTCGGGAATATGAAGCCCGGAGCGAAAGTTCAGGTAAAAGTGCTACGTGACGGAAAAGAATTTGATGCCGATGTGGTTATCGGCGAATTTCCGGAACTATAA
- the secG gene encoding preprotein translocase subunit SecG, with product MLNVLTIIYLVVAVVLIGFVLMQQGKGADAGASFGAGASGTVFGSAGSANFLSRTTAVLAIIFFGISLLIGNLNSHQTAPKSQFEDLSGVQQKVEQPKVENPNNDIPQ from the coding sequence ATGTTAAACGTATTAACAATTATTTATCTCGTTGTTGCGGTTGTATTAATCGGTTTTGTTTTAATGCAACAAGGTAAAGGTGCGGATGCCGGCGCTTCTTTTGGAGCGGGTGCTTCCGGAACCGTTTTCGGTTCGGCAGGTTCGGCCAACTTTTTATCAAGAACAACAGCGGTTTTAGCAATTATCTTTTTCGGTATCAGTTTATTAATCGGTAATTTGAATTCACATCAAACCGCACCGAAAAGTCAATTCGAAGATTTAAGCGGCGTTCAACAAAAAGTTGAGCAACCGAAAGTAGAAAACCCAAATAACGATATTCCTCAATAA
- the cmk gene encoding (d)CMP kinase, with translation MNHFIITVDGPSGAGKGTLCHALAEKLGFDFLDSGAIYRITALAAVKAGIALDDEDALAEIGRRLDVKFVLKDGEINVILNGENVGDQIRTAEAGQNASKVAVFPKVREALLQRQRDFSTSKGLIADGRDMGTVVFPEAQVKLFLDASAEERAKRRVKQLQEKGFNANFDEILAEIKERDFRDRNRAVAPLVPAKDALLLDSTSLSIDEVIRQALDHISQYIKF, from the coding sequence ATGAATCATTTTATTATTACCGTTGATGGTCCAAGCGGTGCGGGCAAAGGTACTTTATGCCATGCGTTGGCCGAAAAATTAGGGTTCGACTTTTTAGATTCGGGAGCGATTTATCGCATTACGGCATTAGCTGCGGTTAAAGCGGGGATTGCATTGGATGATGAAGATGCTTTAGCGGAAATCGGTCGTCGTTTGGATGTAAAATTCGTGCTGAAAGACGGTGAAATTAATGTCATTCTAAACGGTGAAAATGTCGGAGATCAAATTCGTACGGCGGAAGCGGGTCAAAATGCCTCTAAAGTTGCAGTATTTCCTAAGGTTCGAGAGGCATTATTGCAACGCCAACGAGACTTCAGTACGTCTAAAGGTTTAATTGCGGACGGTCGAGATATGGGGACAGTGGTATTCCCTGAGGCGCAAGTAAAATTATTTTTGGACGCAAGTGCCGAAGAGCGTGCAAAAAGACGTGTAAAACAGTTGCAAGAAAAGGGATTTAATGCTAACTTTGACGAGATTTTAGCCGAGATTAAAGAGCGTGATTTTCGAGATAGAAATCGAGCGGTTGCGCCTTTGGTTCCGGCTAAAGACGCGTTGCTACTTGATTCAACCAGCTTGTCTATCGATGAAGTGATTCGACAGGCTTTGGATCACATTAGTCAATATATTAAATTTTAA
- the aroC gene encoding chorismate synthase produces the protein MAGNSIGQLFKVTTFGESHGIALGCIVDGVPPNMALSEADIQPDLDRRKPGTSRYTTPRREDDEVQILSGVFEGKTTGTSIGLIIKNGDQRSKDYGDIADKFRPGHADYTYQQKYGIRDYRGGGRSSARETAMRVAAGAIAKKYLREQFGIEVRGYLSQIGNVKINPETVADISKIDWQQVASNPFFCPDPVAVEGFDELIRELKKDGDSIGAKLTVVAENVPVGLGEPVFDRLDADLAHALMSINAVKAVEIGDGFAVVEQRGSEHRDEMTPQGFLSNHAGGILGGISSGQPIIAHIALKPTSSIMVPGRSVNLNNEPVELVTKGRHDPCVGIRAVPIAEAMTAIILLDHLLRFKAQCR, from the coding sequence ATGGCAGGCAACAGCATTGGACAATTATTTAAAGTCACCACATTCGGCGAGTCGCACGGTATTGCATTAGGCTGTATCGTGGACGGCGTGCCGCCGAATATGGCGCTCTCGGAAGCGGATATTCAACCCGATTTGGATCGCCGAAAACCGGGGACATCACGTTATACCACACCCCGCAGAGAAGATGACGAAGTACAAATTCTTTCCGGTGTCTTTGAAGGTAAAACAACCGGTACCAGTATCGGTTTAATCATTAAAAACGGTGATCAACGCTCAAAAGATTACGGCGATATTGCGGATAAATTCCGTCCGGGTCATGCGGATTATACTTATCAACAAAAATACGGTATTCGTGATTATCGCGGCGGCGGACGTTCGTCAGCGCGTGAAACGGCAATGCGTGTTGCTGCCGGTGCGATTGCAAAAAAATATTTGCGCGAGCAATTCGGCATTGAAGTACGCGGTTATTTATCACAAATCGGTAACGTGAAAATTAATCCTGAAACGGTAGCGGATATCAGCAAAATCGATTGGCAACAAGTGGCGAGCAATCCGTTTTTCTGCCCTGATCCGGTTGCGGTAGAGGGCTTTGACGAGTTGATTCGTGAATTGAAAAAAGACGGCGATTCTATCGGTGCGAAATTAACCGTAGTTGCCGAGAACGTACCGGTCGGGTTGGGCGAGCCGGTGTTTGATCGCTTAGATGCGGATCTGGCGCATGCGTTGATGTCGATTAATGCGGTCAAAGCGGTCGAAATCGGTGACGGTTTTGCCGTGGTTGAGCAGCGTGGTAGCGAGCATCGCGATGAAATGACACCGCAAGGTTTTTTATCAAATCACGCAGGTGGTATTTTAGGCGGCATTAGTTCCGGTCAGCCGATTATTGCGCATATCGCATTAAAACCGACTTCCAGTATTATGGTACCGGGACGCTCGGTAAATCTAAATAACGAACCGGTCGAATTGGTTACCAAAGGTCGCCATGATCCTTGTGTCGGCATTCGAGCGGTGCCGATTGCCGAAGCAATGACGGCAATTATTTTGTTGGATCATTTACTGAGATTTAAAGCGCAATGCCGTTAA
- a CDS encoding alkaline phosphatase codes for MKLSKIALVLFVGATVHQTAIAQSTATGDAQAKNVILLISDGAGINTWKAASYFRHGALGKEVYDKFDVKLFASTHPLNTSTKPTHSLKNSVKFDPKELWNKEKSSYQHKGNLNNYTSYFGGYEYAQTNFTDSAAAATALASGHKTYNNAINWSNDDTRLKNIGEYVVESGRALGVITSVQWSHATPAGFLSHNVNRNNYAEIAKEAVTSGKASVIMGTGHPYFDKNGKAVQPKDEKDFRYVGGKETWDNLVAGKTDYTLIDSKEDFIALAEGKLDFKGKTKVLGTAQNNATLQFNRSGVSAGALLENQPDLATMTLGALNVVSKNDKGFFLMVEGGAVDWAAHANNLPRIVEEQIDFNLAVEAAVNWVEKNSSWDETLLIVTTDHGNGFLQGPHSNEKLYSEIVNQGAGVLPLVRWYSDNHTRELVPVYAKGFGAKHFLDIAKPEAGLGTYYKGAPESRFYVDNTDIFHTMLKAFAIKAE; via the coding sequence ATGAAATTATCTAAAATCGCGCTTGTTTTATTTGTAGGAGCAACCGTTCATCAAACCGCTATCGCACAATCGACCGCTACGGGCGATGCTCAAGCGAAAAACGTTATCTTATTAATTAGTGACGGTGCGGGTATCAATACTTGGAAAGCGGCAAGCTATTTCCGTCACGGCGCATTAGGCAAAGAAGTTTACGATAAATTCGATGTCAAATTATTTGCCTCTACTCACCCTCTCAATACTTCGACCAAACCGACTCATTCATTAAAGAATTCTGTAAAATTTGATCCGAAAGAGCTGTGGAATAAAGAGAAATCAAGCTATCAACATAAAGGTAATTTAAACAATTACACCAGTTATTTCGGCGGCTACGAATACGCTCAAACCAACTTTACCGACAGTGCGGCGGCGGCAACCGCCTTAGCAAGCGGACACAAAACTTATAATAATGCGATTAACTGGTCGAACGACGATACCCGCTTAAAAAACATCGGCGAATATGTCGTTGAATCCGGTCGTGCGCTCGGTGTAATTACTTCCGTGCAATGGAGCCATGCAACGCCGGCAGGCTTCCTCTCACATAACGTCAATCGCAACAATTATGCGGAAATTGCCAAAGAAGCGGTAACGTCCGGTAAAGCGTCCGTCATTATGGGAACCGGTCACCCGTACTTTGATAAAAACGGGAAAGCCGTTCAACCGAAAGACGAAAAAGATTTCCGCTATGTCGGCGGCAAAGAAACTTGGGATAACTTAGTTGCCGGTAAAACCGACTATACGCTGATTGACAGCAAAGAAGATTTTATCGCGCTTGCCGAAGGTAAATTGGATTTCAAAGGTAAAACGAAAGTTTTAGGTACCGCACAAAATAACGCTACTCTACAATTTAACCGTTCGGGTGTGAGTGCGGGAGCATTACTCGAAAATCAACCTGATTTGGCAACCATGACGTTAGGTGCATTAAATGTAGTCAGCAAAAATGATAAGGGTTTCTTCTTAATGGTTGAAGGCGGTGCGGTGGACTGGGCGGCTCACGCCAATAACCTGCCTCGTATCGTAGAAGAACAAATCGACTTTAATCTTGCGGTAGAAGCGGCAGTAAATTGGGTGGAGAAAAACAGCTCTTGGGATGAAACGTTACTTATCGTAACCACCGACCACGGCAACGGTTTCTTACAAGGCCCGCATTCTAATGAAAAACTCTATTCGGAAATCGTAAACCAAGGTGCCGGCGTACTTCCTTTAGTTCGCTGGTATTCGGACAATCACACTAGAGAATTAGTACCGGTATATGCGAAAGGTTTCGGAGCGAAACACTTCCTTGACATTGCAAAACCGGAAGCCGGCTTAGGCACTTACTATAAAGGGGCACCGGAAAGCAGATTCTATGTAGATAATACCGATATTTTCCATACTATGCTTAAAGCATTTGCGATTAAAGCGGAATAG
- the mepA gene encoding penicillin-insensitive murein endopeptidase, with amino-acid sequence MKRFKLLLLSSLLGLNVAADATLWEQIRTPVAGQAQPIGGYSNGCIIGAQPLALKGDGYQVIRSARNRFYGHPDLLSFLQRLAKNTKAAGLPPILIGDMGMPAGGRFSSGHASHQTGLDADIWFRFGPMDTETAKNPAGLATLMVNRDAQVVDERVWTPQHATMVKLAAKDDRVDRIFVNPAIKVKLCNTAGSDRSWLRKVRPWYGHDSHMHVRLSCPQNAPNCENQAPIPAGDGCGAELYSWFEPAPAGSTVSKPKVLPTPPVQCQMILSSQGLN; translated from the coding sequence ATGAAAAGATTTAAACTACTTCTCTTATCAAGTTTACTCGGTTTGAATGTTGCTGCGGACGCTACGCTTTGGGAACAAATTCGTACACCGGTTGCCGGACAGGCACAGCCTATCGGCGGATATAGTAACGGTTGTATTATCGGTGCGCAGCCGTTGGCTTTAAAAGGGGACGGCTATCAAGTCATTCGCTCGGCACGTAACCGTTTTTACGGCCACCCTGATTTATTATCCTTTTTACAACGATTGGCAAAAAATACCAAAGCGGCAGGGTTGCCTCCGATCTTAATCGGCGATATGGGTATGCCGGCAGGCGGTCGTTTTTCTTCCGGTCACGCAAGTCACCAAACCGGCTTAGATGCGGATATTTGGTTTAGATTCGGCCCGATGGATACCGAAACGGCGAAGAATCCGGCGGGTTTAGCCACTTTAATGGTAAATCGTGATGCGCAAGTGGTTGATGAAAGAGTATGGACGCCACAACACGCAACGATGGTCAAACTCGCAGCGAAAGATGATCGAGTGGATAGAATTTTCGTGAATCCGGCGATTAAAGTGAAATTATGCAATACCGCCGGTTCGGATAGAAGCTGGCTGCGTAAAGTACGTCCTTGGTACGGACACGATTCGCATATGCACGTGCGTTTAAGCTGTCCGCAAAACGCACCGAATTGTGAAAATCAAGCCCCGATTCCGGCGGGCGACGGCTGCGGTGCGGAGCTTTATTCTTGGTTTGAGCCGGCACCGGCAGGTTCGACGGTATCAAAACCTAAAGTGTTACCGACACCACCGGTTCAATGTCAGATGATTCTTTCGTCACAAGGACTGAACTAA
- a CDS encoding DNA topoisomerase III, whose amino-acid sequence MRVFLAEKPSLARAIADVLPKPHTRGDGYIQCGENDVVTWCIGHLLEQAEPDAYDERFKMWRMEHLPIIPQQWKLVPKKDTLKQLKAVEKLVKKAEVLVNAGDPDREGQLLVDEVFNYLNVPPEKRNRIQRCLVSDLNPSAVKKAIDKLQNNRDFIPLATSALARARADWLYGINMTRAYTLQGRWSGYQGVLSVGRVQTPVLGLIVRRDLEIENFVPKDYFEVLAHIVVPETQERFTAQWQPSKACEDYQDEDGRVLSKSLAENVVKRITDQAALVTDYQDKIETETAPLPYSLSVLQIDAARRYGLSAQAVLDICQKLYETHKLITYPRSDNRYLPNEHYADRFKVMAAIAHHLDEYKEKPEVVNPEIRNRCWNDKKVEAHHAIIPTARQGLVRLTENEKRIYQLIARQYLMQFCPDAEYRKGKIVLEIAGGTFNAQARNLIVAGWKALLGKEDSDEVLEPLLPVVRKGQQLHCEKGEIVSKKTQPPRHFTDASLLSAMTGIARFVQDKQLKKVLRETDGLGTEATRAGIIELLFKRGFLIKKGRNIHSTEAGRILVSALPDEATQPDMTAHWEMQLTDISKKQASYQQFMAALVSKLPELLHTERQKLQNLSRIQPPASYRKRSSFKKNSQTAEK is encoded by the coding sequence TTGAGAGTATTTTTAGCGGAAAAACCAAGTTTAGCGAGGGCAATCGCAGACGTATTGCCTAAGCCGCATACCCGTGGTGACGGTTATATCCAATGCGGTGAAAATGATGTGGTGACTTGGTGTATCGGTCATTTGTTAGAGCAGGCTGAGCCGGATGCTTATGACGAGCGTTTTAAAATGTGGCGTATGGAACATTTGCCGATTATTCCGCAACAATGGAAATTAGTACCGAAAAAAGATACTTTGAAGCAATTGAAAGCGGTTGAAAAATTGGTAAAAAAAGCGGAGGTATTGGTAAACGCCGGCGACCCGGACCGAGAAGGGCAGCTATTAGTTGATGAGGTCTTCAACTATCTGAACGTACCGCCGGAAAAACGTAATCGGATTCAACGTTGTTTGGTGAGCGATCTCAACCCGAGTGCGGTAAAAAAAGCGATTGATAAATTGCAAAATAATCGTGATTTTATACCGCTTGCCACCTCTGCCTTAGCACGTGCAAGAGCCGATTGGCTATACGGCATTAATATGACGCGAGCTTATACCTTACAAGGGCGTTGGTCGGGCTATCAGGGGGTATTGTCGGTGGGGCGTGTTCAAACCCCCGTGTTAGGTTTAATTGTGCGCCGCGATCTGGAAATAGAAAACTTTGTGCCGAAAGACTATTTTGAAGTATTGGCGCATATCGTTGTGCCGGAAACTCAAGAACGTTTTACCGCACAATGGCAACCGAGTAAGGCGTGCGAAGATTATCAAGATGAAGACGGTCGAGTATTATCTAAAAGTTTGGCGGAAAATGTCGTTAAACGCATTACCGACCAAGCAGCATTAGTAACGGACTATCAAGATAAAATTGAAACGGAAACCGCACCGCTGCCTTATTCATTATCGGTTTTACAAATTGATGCGGCTCGTCGCTACGGTTTATCGGCGCAAGCTGTGTTAGATATTTGCCAGAAACTATACGAAACGCATAAGTTAATTACTTATCCTCGTTCGGATAACCGTTATTTACCGAATGAGCATTATGCCGACCGTTTTAAGGTAATGGCGGCAATCGCTCATCACTTAGACGAATATAAAGAAAAGCCTGAAGTGGTTAATCCGGAAATTCGTAATCGTTGTTGGAATGATAAAAAGGTGGAAGCGCACCATGCTATTATTCCGACCGCACGCCAAGGCTTGGTACGACTAACTGAAAACGAAAAGCGTATTTATCAACTGATTGCCCGTCAATACTTAATGCAATTTTGTCCGGATGCGGAATATCGCAAAGGTAAAATTGTATTGGAAATTGCCGGAGGAACCTTTAACGCGCAAGCTCGAAACTTAATTGTTGCCGGTTGGAAAGCATTATTAGGCAAAGAAGACAGTGATGAAGTGTTAGAACCGTTGTTGCCGGTTGTAAGAAAAGGACAGCAATTACATTGTGAAAAAGGTGAAATTGTCAGTAAGAAAACCCAGCCGCCTCGCCATTTTACCGATGCAAGTTTATTATCGGCGATGACCGGTATCGCTCGTTTCGTACAAGATAAACAACTTAAAAAAGTCTTGCGTGAAACGGACGGCTTAGGTACTGAAGCAACACGAGCCGGTATTATCGAATTGCTGTTTAAACGCGGATTTTTAATCAAAAAAGGACGAAATATCCACAGTACGGAAGCCGGACGAATTCTAGTTAGTGCCTTACCGGACGAAGCGACTCAGCCGGATATGACAGCGCATTGGGAAATGCAATTGACCGACATCAGTAAAAAGCAAGCGAGTTATCAGCAATTTATGGCTGCGTTAGTGAGCAAACTGCCGGAGCTGTTGCACACGGAAAGACAGAAATTGCAAAATTTAAGTCGAATTCAACCGCCTGCCTCTTATCGCAAGCGGTCAAGTTTTAAGAAAAATTCACAAACTGCTGAAAAATAA